One Kitasatospora sp. NBC_01266 genomic window carries:
- the mreD gene encoding rod shape-determining protein MreD has product MVVKRALFAAPLILLALVLQVSVLGRLQLPGATPDLLLLVVVALALVFGPSAGCLTGFAAGLLADLAPPSDHAIGRYALVLCLIGYGAGLLGADPGRQRSVFAPLVVVAGAAVVSTLLYAGVGALVGDTAARHVGLPSLAATAFVYDLLLAPFVVPVVMLLARRLDPSSTGGEVTGPGLGTIARYRTTREPSAGPPGRRFRGTRP; this is encoded by the coding sequence ATGGTCGTCAAGCGCGCCCTGTTCGCCGCCCCGCTGATCCTGCTCGCCCTGGTGCTCCAGGTCAGCGTGCTGGGCCGGCTCCAGCTGCCCGGGGCCACCCCGGACCTGCTGCTGCTGGTGGTGGTCGCACTGGCGCTGGTCTTCGGACCGTCGGCCGGCTGCCTGACCGGGTTCGCCGCCGGGCTGCTGGCCGATCTGGCGCCGCCCTCCGACCACGCGATCGGCCGCTACGCGCTGGTGCTCTGCCTGATCGGGTACGGCGCCGGGCTGCTGGGCGCCGACCCGGGCCGCCAGCGGTCGGTGTTCGCCCCGCTGGTGGTGGTCGCGGGCGCCGCGGTGGTCTCCACCCTGCTGTACGCGGGGGTCGGCGCGCTGGTCGGCGACACCGCCGCCCGGCACGTCGGACTCCCGTCGCTGGCGGCCACCGCCTTCGTCTACGACCTGCTGCTGGCGCCGTTCGTGGTGCCCGTGGTGATGCTGCTGGCCCGCCGGCTCGATCCGTCCTCGACCGGCGGCGAGGTGACCGGTCCCGGCCTGGGCACCATCGCCCGCTACCGCACCACCCGTGAGCCGTCCGCCGGGCCGCCCGGTCGTCGGTTCCGCGGCACGCGGCCCTGA